Below is a genomic region from Pectobacterium polaris.
ATCGCTACAATACTTTTTTGAATCTGCCGTATCGCCCAATATTTTTTGGGTCGACTTGAAAGATATCGATTTTGCTCCACGTGGCGGGAAGGCAGCGAAATTAGATCTGGGACCGAACCAAAGCACAATCTATTCTGGTCAAGCCTCAAAACACTTTAAACCAGCAGATCCATTCCCATTCGCAGGGCTGTAAATCGGCCCCCCCCCCCGACATCCTATTTATTCCACAATGATGTTAAAGCGCCATGAACACATGGCGCTTTAACACAGCCATAATAATAAGGACATCGATAGACTATTTACAACGCCTTCGCATGCCCTGCCCATTCGGCATAGAAATGGCTCGAACAGATGCCTGGTTCAATGGCTTTTATCTCTGTTTTGACTAATCCCAGATTAACAAACGGATCGTCGGCCAGAATGTCTTCCATATCCGAAATCTCTACACCATAGGCTAAAATAAACCCACCTGTGCCATCTTCCAGCGGGCCGGCAAAAATAACATTTCCCTTTTTAATATTATCAGCCAGCCATTTTTTGTGTGCGTCAATACTCTTTTCAAGTTCATCTTTCGGGCTGGTGTAATACAGCGTAATGGCATAGAGCATGATTGCTACCTCAATGATTATTGATCGGCTATATACCCGTCATACTTCAAGTTGCATGTGCGTTGGCTGCGTTCAGTCACCCGAATCACTTACTCAAGTAAGCTCATCGGGACTCCTTCGCTTGCCGCCTGCCTGAAACTCGAATTATTTAGGGTATATATATTTAGTCTATGGATGTAATCACAGAATGAATAGAGGACTTCGCATTTTTGATTTCACGATTCTTGATTTCATCTCCTTTTGAAGCGCCTTCCGCGCGGACGAAATGAATATCGGTAATACCAAGAAAGCGGAAAAAGCCCTGAAGATAGCGCTCCTGAAAATCCATATCTAAAAAAGGCGGTGTGGTATAGAAACCACCACGGGAGGAAACCACAATAACCGTTCTTCCCCCAGATAAACCTACCGGACCTTTTTCCGTATATTTAAAGGTCTTGCCGGCCTGCGCTAGCCGATCCAGCCACGATTTCAATTGGCTCGAGACGGAAAAGTTATACATCGGCGCGCCAATGACAATCACGTCATTCGCAAGAAACTCCGTCACCAACGCTTCAGATAATTGGTGTTCCCGCAGCGTTGCCTCATCTGCTGAAGAAGAGGCTATTTGGCGGAAACCTGCGGCAATCGGTCCGGTTAAGTGGCGAATTTCATCTTTAACCACATCCCGATAAGAGACGACAGCCTGCGGATGCTGTTTGACTAATTGCTCCACAACGTCAGCAGAAATCTGTCGGGAAACGGAACCGTTCTCAAGAATACTAGAGTCTATATGTAAAATATTCACAATAACTTCTCCTACATTGAGTTTTAACGCTCACTTATTTAACTGCTTTAGCCGCGCTATCAATAAAATCCGCGACAGCTTCCGGGTGTGACACCAGAGACATATGGCTGGACGAAATAGCTCGCGTCTTTGCACCGATATGGCTCGCGATGGCTTTCTGAATCGATGGATTTAATGCCTTGTCCTTCTCCGTCAACAAATACCAGGTTGGTTTATTTTTCCACGCCGCCTGCTGAACTCGATCGCCAAAGGCTTTTGCGGCAATCGGCTGTTGCACCGCAGCCAGCGCCTGTGCTTTCTTCAGTGGGACATCCCCCGCCATCACCTCACGGTACTGTTCAGGGTTATCCAGCCAAATCAGGCCATTGGAATCGGGTGCCATGCCTTCCATCGGCGCTTTCAGGCGCTGCAATAAATCAGAGACAGATTCCCCGCTGTCTGGCACCAGCGCCGACAAATAGACAATGCCGCGAACCTTGGGATCATTGCCGGCCTGCGTCACAACGGCCCCGCCCCACGAATGCCCAACCAGCAGCACATCGCCCTGCAGCCTTTGCAGTACGCGATCCGTCGCTTCAACGTCATCCGCTAAAGAGGTCAGCGGGTTTTGCACCGCGGTTACGTGGTATCCCATTTCCTGTAGTCGGGCCGTGACGGCAGACCAACTAGAGCCATCGGCAAAGGCGCCGTGAACTAAGACGATATTGTTAATTTTTGCCGCCTCCGCAACATTGTGAACGCTGGCAGACAGCACCAGCCCTAACGCGATAGCCAGATGGCCGAGCCATTTAATGCGGTAATGCGTCATATGCTTTCCTCTGAAAGAGTGATTCGGCTGCCGGTTTCCCCCGATGCGTTTCATCAGGGATAGCGAATGGTTGAATTTTAATCGTGGTTGATGCTTGCGGTAAGATGGCAAACTTGACATTGTTCATGCAAAATTCGCCAAATAGAGTCTGACGGGAAAAATCACTATGCACATCTCCATTCTGGCGCTGCCGGGCAGTATGCAATCAGCCATTTCCGGGCTTTCCGATATCTTCTGGATGGTGAACCAAACGCTGATTACACAGCCTGACAGCATTTCTTCCCCAGCCTCACCGCTGTCTTTTGAAACGTCGATTGTCAGTGCGGACGGCAAACCCGTGCGTGATGCTCAGGGCAGGCTGATTCACGTAGACAGCTCGTTTGACGCGGTGGGCAAATCGGATGTCGTGCTGGCGACCGGAATGATGCTCGGGCCCGATAAATTACCGATGTCGATGTCATCCATTAATGAATCCGCGCTGTGGCTCAGAGAGCAATATCGACAGGGCTCGCTGATAGGCGGTGCCTGTGCGGGGGGCTTCATTCTGGCCGAAGCCGGGCTGCTGGATGGCCGGTTTTGCACCACGACATGGTGGCTCTACCACACGTTTAAGCAGAAATACCCGAAGGCAAAACCGGTATGGGGCAAAGCGCTGGAAGAACAAGATGGCATCATTACCACCGGCGGGCCGCTGTCCTGGGTCGAGCTTGCTCTGCATATTATCCGCCGCAGTGGCGGGCCTAAGATCGCAAAATTGGCAGCGGATATCGCCGTGGCGGATAGTCAGCCGCTCTCCCAACGTATTTACGCTCCACAGGGGTTCATTAACACCGTACACCCCCTGCTGCTGCGCGCCGAACAACTCATCCGCTACGAGAACCCGTCAATCACCGCAGAAGAATTAGCGCGCGCCCTGAATTTCAGCGACCGGACGCTGCACCGCAAGCTCAAAGAACTCACGGCGGAAAGCCCGAAAAATTTTATTACCCGCGTCAGAATTGAAATGGCCTGCCTGCTGCTTGAAAACCCGGTGACCAATATCAAGCAAGTCGCCGCCGAATGCGGTTACAGTGAAGACACTGCGTTCAGACGTGCCTTTTCCCAGCAGATGGAGATGACGCCGACCCAGTTCAGAAAATGGGCGCTGTTGAGGAATAATAAACCGAGCGCGTTGGATAATGAGGACGGTGATTAAGGCGATGGCTCTGAAAAACACGACTTACGGTAACCCCCCGCCTTGATCGACACCTTTGCTACACGTTGCTATTCACTCAGGGAATGCATTAAGGACATAAAAGTGATGATAAGGAAAACCGTTATTGCCACGCTGATCGGCCTGTCGGCGGCATCCATCAGTCAGGCAAATGACAAGGTAGATACGCTCTACGAACGCCTCACGCAGCAGGATGCTGCTGCATTAACCGCGTTGACGACATTAGCGAAAGACAACGACCCGCAGGCATTGAGCACGCTGGGGTTCATCTATGAATACGGCATCACCGTCCCGCAAAACACCACGCAAGCACTCCAGTATTATCAGCAGGCCTGCGAAATAGACGGCAATTTTGGCTGCTACAACGTCTGGTATTTTTATCAATACGGCAAAGGTGTGGCGCAGGATAAAGCACGCGCTAAACAGTTCGCAGAAAAAATGAATCGAACCGATCTAAAAATGGGTGCTGAAGTCATAAACACAATCACCCGCTCTATTTATAATGCTAAAGCCGCTGCGGAACGCAATATATCGGATCGCCCCCGCTTGATTCAGGCAGTAAAAAGATACTTAAGCAGCAGCGATGATGAAACCCAGCGCTTCTTCAGCCGTATCGGTTTTAGCCAGCAGGATATTCTGCGGCTAGCCATAGCTTGGGCAAAGGATGGCGATCCAGAAATGAATTTCCTTGTCGGCCATCTCTATAACTTTGGCTATGGCGATATTGAAAATAAAAATGTCGAAGCCCTGAAATGGTTCCGTGTCGCGGCAGAAGGCGGTCAGCGGGATGCCCAGAATATACTCGGTCTGGCGTACGAAGAAGGAAGATGGGGCGTTAACATTGACGGAGATGAAGCGCTTAAATGGTATGAGCGTGCAGCCAGCCAAGGCGATAACACTGCGCAAATGAATCTGGGGAAGATGTATTACACTGGCTTACGAGTCAGAACCGACTACCAAAAAGCCTATTCACTGTTCGAACGGACTTATAAAAATAACGTTCGTAATGCCGGAAACTATTTATCCCAGATGTATTACAACGGGCAGTATGTTGAAGCAAATTGCCATCAAGCCAAAAAATATTACGAAGAAACGGCCAGAACACCAGACGATAATTATTTTCGTCAGTGTGAGAAAGATAAACAAGAGAGAAAGGCAACGCGCAGTGAATTACCGATCTTAACGTTAAAGCATGAATCAATCTTCCTCGGCGGAAAGGACACCCCGTATCAATGCGAGCTTAATTTCTCTATCAATACGAATAAATTAGGCGAAGTCGCTAATTTTCGCGCCACGCTGCAACTCAGAAACAGCGAGGGTGCATCCACCGAACAGACGCTCGCTTTTCCTGTGTTTGGGGCAAATAGTCTTGATGCCGAAACGATTGGAGAGCAATACATCGTGTCCCGGAAGTCTGCACTCATACCGATGTACCAATCCGGCTTTTGCCAGTTCAGCGATCTGAAATTTCAGGTCACCTCCGCGACCGCCACGATTAACGGCAAGGAAGTGGATGTGCTTAAGGCAGGGATTTTGAAGCAACAGGAAAAGCGTTAACACTCACGTGTGACTGCGTGATTCTCCATACTGATAGCCCAGAGATCTGGGCTATTTAACCTTTCAGCGCATTCGCCGACGTGGCTACTGTTAGTTCTCACATACAGAGAGGACATTAGACAGAAAAATCCTCTACATCTCATGCATGATGTGAATATAATATTGTATGGATAACAGAGATCGTAAAGAAAATGGAAACAAACAATAAAGAATTCATTATTCATCGGACGTTAACACAAAACGACTATGAAAAGAGTATTAAGTCGATATCTAGTTGGAATGAAAAGAGACAGAGTTATAAGCACAGGGTAATTAATTCCCTGTCAATGCTTTCATTTGCTTTGTTACTTTTGTCGCTATTTATATTACTGGCGATCATTTTCTTATCCAGCGAACGTGAAACTCATCCACTCATAAAGTTATTTTCTTACCTTACGGCTTCACTAGTCGTACTTTATATTTTACTTTCATTACTCACCAGGAAAATAAAAAGCTATCCTTCAGGGGTGTTTCCAACAAAGGTAAAAATAACGATAAACAATGATGGTATCTACGGAGAAACGGAAAGCTCATACAGTCTCTATAAATGGCATGCGATTTCTCACCTTAATAAAATCGATAATAATTTATTTTTACTTGTTGATAATATAATTGCTATCCCTATTTCGCTTCGTGATTTTTCTGATAAACAAGAAGCTGAGTCACTCATTCTTTTTATTGAAGAAAGAATGGGCGGCCCAAAAGCGACATCATAGCAGTACTCTCAGCATGACTCTGTCATGTGGCAGAGTCATGTAAACAAAGCACCGTCATTCGATGGCGCTTTCTCGCTTATTTCCCCTACTCCCTGCCCTCATTTCACGCCTGAATAACGCGACGGCCAAATCTCTTCCGGCCTTTTCCCCATCGCTTCAGCAATCAGCCGTTCGCCTTTCGGCCAATGTCTGGTGAGCGCATTCGCCAACGTAGATGACGCCTGCCCCGCCGCTCTGGAAACCGCCGCCAGCGTCGTCCCTTTCTTCCGTAATCCCGCGATGATATCCGCCGGATGCCAGTCAGTGTGATTCATTCCATTTCCCTCCACCTATCAAAAACCCTTTTTGATTTCCGTGTGGGTAGGATCGCGTTTTGTGATGAATAAAACCACGGACGATGAGTCACATCTTTAAAGCGTGAGTTTATGACTCGCTAAAGCGCTATCGCGTTTTAGGGGAAGCGTGGGATGAAGTTCCCGCAGGCAGATCTGCATGTATAAGGAAGTAAAGCAGTATGAGTCACTTCACACAACATGGGTATAATTGAGCTTACCTAGCTGTTCGATATTGGTAGATACAACGTCAACGCTTCGCTAGCTGTTTGTCGGAAACCGTATTCCTCATAAAACGCAGCAGCCCGTGCATCTTTCGCATCAACAACCAGCACTCGCACCCCCATCGTATTACGCACAGATAACGCCATATTCACAGCATGTCCAAGCAAAAGTTGTCCGTAACCTTTCTTCTGTTCAGCAGTCGATACCGCCAAACGCCCCATACGCATAGCAGGCACCGGATATCCAGGCAGTCGCTTACGGTCATTTTCACTGAGCTCGTGCAAATATAAGTGTGCTGCGGACAATGAGCAGTAGCCCAGAATACAGGTAGGCTGCGACTCATCGAGCAGGATATGAGTCGTAGCGATTCCATCACGCTGATGTTGCGAGGCTCGCTTTTGTAGATAATCATCAAGAGCCAAAACACCACAAGAAAAACTTGAACGGTCATGGCGGTGGCCGTCCAGCAATGAAAATATCAGAGCCATAGATTAGCGTTTCATCAAATTGGCAGCTTCTTCCATCGCTTTATGCAAACGATCATTAGGCAGAAACGGCTGATTCAACGCAGCCAAGAAACGGCGAGATTCTTGCTCAGAAAGCGTAACAGCGGTATCTGCGGCAATGGCGGTATCCGCTTCACGCAACACCGCATCACGCACAAATGCAGAAACAGCTATACCACGTAATGCGGCAGCCTTAGTGATGCGTTCTTTATCGTGAGCATTCAACCGAAGATCTAAACGAGCAGTAGTAGTCATAGTGACCTCCTTTTGTACGTAATTTTACCGTACATAAAAAGATTGCGCCACCGTTTGTGGTTGGATAATTTGTCACCACTTAAATCTGTCTAATCCCGAAACACCAATCCAATGAAACTACTTTGCAACGTTGTCGTTTCTTACCGAAATCACCAGAGCCGCAGGCGTTCGACTTATACCCAATACTCACAATAATTAAAAATATCAGTCGCTCAACCACGTAGAAAGATTTCGTCAGATGTAAAAAAACCCGCAGTTACGCGGGTTTTTGCTGTTTAGCACAACGCTATTTCAGACGCAGGTTTATTCCCACTCCATTACCAATAGAACAATAAATAAATTATAAAACAATACGTTGAAGAAAAACCCAATCAAAAAACCATGAAAAATGCCATGCATCGTAAAAACGCTCAAGATGTCGGATTAGCCTCTTCAGATGACCAACTCACCCGCATTACCATCACAAACATCCAGCTCAACTAGGAGGCCTAGGGCGGCTTTTACAAAGCATCTTTCGCCAAGAGCTGCATGTTGAAACGCCCCCCCAGACACGCCAAACACCATTTCTGTGTTCACGACAGCAGCAGTCACAGCATTTCCACCGGTGATACTTTTGGCATTTCCTACAAGGTGTTTGACTCGCCTGCGGGCGAAAACCTGTTGTTTGTCACCACCACACCGGTGCACTTAGACCCACTCGCCATTCGTGCTGGCATCGAACAGCTGGTCGCGCTTGAACCCAGGTTTATGTACCTGACCCACTACGGGCCGGTGCAGCCGACGGCCGCGAATGTCCGGCAGTTACTGGAATCACTGGATGCCTTTGTCGCTATCGCCGAACAACACGCCAGCCCGCTTGAAGGTCGTCACCAGCGCATTGCCGAAGCCATGCTCGACTGGCTGACAACACAACTGGCGACCATCAACCCGGCGGCAGACCTGCAACAGGCCCGCGCCTGGCTGGCAACAGATGCCGACCTCAACACCCAGGGGCTGGAAGTCTGGCTGGACAAATCCAAGTCACTCTGAATCTATTAAAGTCCCGAAAAAGCTGCTGTCCGGGTAACCAAGAACTCTGATAGCAGCATTTTCATCAATAATGACTTCGACCTCGTTAGCGTCTTCTGGCGGCTCCAGAGGAATTCTGCCCCCGCCAGGTAAATTAATTCCTGATTTGACGAGCCCCTCCAACGAAGATTCGTATTCCTTAAAGAAGAAGAGTAGCGACCGGTTATCATCAAGTCACAATGTTCTCTGAGCAACGCCCAATCCTTGCGTTTTACTAGCTCACTATACGTAAAACCGGTATATAAAACCGTCGAGCAGCCCGAGGAGCGCCTGATAGAACTTAATAACCAACGTGTGTTTGGTGCCTGTTGTAGAGGCTCACCTCCAAGTAGGGTTATGCCATCAATATCCCTGTATTGAAGAATGTCATCCAATAATTGCTCCCGATGTATCAATTGTTCAGGCTCAAATGACCACATCTGCTGATTCCAGCATCCTTCACAAGCTAACGAACAACCCTGGAGCCAAATAACGTAACGTTTACCAGGGCCATATATATGGCTTTCTGGTTCAATATGCGCAACGTTGAAGTACTCACCATAGTCCTGTCGCACAGCTACACCATACGGGTCAGTACCAGCTGAATCTGGCCTTTACTATTGGTGGTTTCCTTAACGGAGTAGCCCTAGGATTTGGCCATTGGCAATGGCTTACTGGCGAGTAGTTTCAACCCTGGCTTTACGTTCTTCCTCAAGGCGGATTCGTTCCTGCTCAGCCAGTTTTTCCAAATGCTTTTCATAAGCAGATTCGTAAGCACCACTCACATCAGTCAGAAATCTGGAAACCTTGATATAACCCTTTTCTGAAAAGCGATCGACGGTACGACCTGCATACTCATCTGAATCATGCATCATTACCCAACGATCTCGCTCAAACCGAAATAGCTGGCAGCCGTTGTATATCACTACGATTCGTTAGAATATCCCCAATCTGAAGTCGATTGCGCTGAACAAGATCAACATCACTTGAAGTGACTCTTTGTGGTTCAGCCCCAACTGCTGTCAGAGCCTCCATCAGCACTTCTTCAATCACAAATGGCGTAGCGGTTTTGATTACAGCACTCATCAGGATTTCCCCCTGAGCGACTGAACCCGAGCCGTTTGTTGAGGCTGCTGATGATATTCATCGGTCTTCTTGACGCTGCTGACGACACCTTCCAGATTGAGTAATTCATCCAACGCCTCCAGACAGCTTTCGCCCTTGAATCCGCTGGTTTTGGCGCTAATGGCTCCGTCGTCATCAATCGTCAGGGTAATTTTCTGTTGAGGCATTGGCGGACTCCTTGTCGCATACAATTTTTGCGTTCAAACATTCAGCATCCTGTCTGGCCTGATTAATCTGATCAGTATCAAATACCACCAGATAACGATTCTGCTGATATTTACGCAGTTCCGTTCCTTCTGCTGGCAGCTCTTCTGATGGCCACAGGAATTGGTTTTCAGCAGCTGTATTACCTTTCAGACCGAGCTGTTTGGCAAAGGCATCAGATGCTTGTTTCGGCTGATATACAAACGATGAACCGTGTTCATTCAGTGCTTTTTCTGCTCGCTCCTGTTCAGATCTGCTGTTATCCAGTGCTTTTTGAGCCTCCTGGATATCACGCTCGATTTTCTTCACCCCCTGTTCATGATCAGCCAAGCAGCGCTCAAAAGCGCTGTAATGCTTTTTCCAGGGGTTCTCTTTAATGGATGTTTTCCAATTGTTAGCCTGACCCACATCCATCGACTGCAGAGCTTCTCGTCTGGCTTTTATACAGGCCTGGCGAGCCTGTTGTGTTAATTCTTCACGTCTGGCTTTGGTTTGTTGAATAGCCTCCTGTCGAGCCTGCTTTTCCGGCTCAACAGCGTCTTTTGGTGCCGCCTGAGGTATTTCAGGCAAAGCTTCTGCAAAAAACTGTTCAGGTTGGATGTCGTTGACTTCGATGTCATTCAGCTGCTGATCTGTCAGCCTTTCGGCAGCCGAGATCCAGCTAGCTCTGAATTTTTGCCCAACCTGAAAAGTGGCCTCGGTTTTGTTCTTTTTCAGCTGTTCGAGAGCTGACACCCCCTGTTGGGACAAGTCGCTCTTTTTCATCTGTTCGGCTTTCAGACTGTCACGCTGCAGTTCCCAGCGCTGGTTTTGCTCGGCTTTATCCAACTCCTGATCAGTGTCGGAACCACGCTTGCGAATTTTATCCTGCAAGGACTCTAATTGCTGGCGATGCAGCTCTCGCTCTGTCGGTGTAGCCTTGGTGACAGACCAATTCTTAAGGGTGTCTATTTCCAGATTCAGGGATTTCACCGATTGTCCCTGCCCGAGTAAGACCCCCTTGATAAAGCCTCTTAACTTGTCAGCGATACTTGCTTGCTGTTGGTCGATTTTGGACTGGGCATTAGTGAGCACTTCAAGGCGTTGCTGCCAATCCTGTTCTGAGTTCCCCCAGGCCTGATACAAGGCATCCGGCTTTGCAGACTCAGGGCAGTAGGGCGGGTGCACCACCACGTCATAATCAATAAAGTGGGCCAGTTGGCTACGTTGCCAGGCAGTCACCCTAGATGCCAGCTGTTCGGCTTCATCATTCAGGAAGCTGTCAATGTCCTGAGTGTTGATATCCTCAAGTTCAATTGCGCGAACCTTTGCAACCGCACATTCCTGCTCAGGTTGGTCTGCGAAACGAAGCGATTGCTGATCAACGTATTCACGAATCGAAGAATCGCCTCGATACTGCCATGCAGCTTCTTCAAATGCCTGGTCGTATGCTTGACCAAGTTTCTGACTTTGCTGTGCTGATAATTTCAAACACCAATTGGCCGCAGAGAAATCCGTTTGGTCTGGCAACAACCAGTTTCCGTCCTTTGATAGCAATAAAGACGGAATCAGGTTATCACTGAGTGCAACGCCTGTACGAGCCTGCTCTTTTATCTCACGGGACTGCGTTCCCAACAGCAGCCGCCAGCCATCGCCGGTAGCACCGAAACCAGAATGAGAGGCTGCTTGCAGGTGTTCCAGCGTATCGCCCAGGCAATCGCGTAAGGTGCCACATAGATGATGAGAATGGTTGGTAACAACCGCGCCATCCGGATGCTGCACGATAGATTGTTGCTGGTTCTGTCGCAAGTATTCCTCGTTGCTCTGCTCCCAGAACAGTTTGCAGTAACTGCGGAAACTGTCATCAATCTGCTGACGTTCCAGTTGGATTCCCCAGGCGGATTTATCAGCAGATACCAGAGGCTGACCCGACATCAACATCAGCCCTTGTGCCCGAGTGGTGGTGTGATCCACCAGTATCAGAACACCTTGCGGGCTCACACCTGTGCGAATCAGGCAACGACCAGACAGAGTATCAATCGCCACCTTGTTGGCATTTTTGTCGCCCAGCAGCAGATAAATACGAACACCTTTTTCAGCCTGTTCTCTGATGGCCGAAATCAACGATTCGTCTTTTAGTTGCTTACAGGAAATCAGCAGGGTAAGACTAGAACAACTGACGTATTCAGCAATTACGTTTCCAGCATCGAACGAATCTAATGAGTCGCTGAAGTCAACATCAGACGCTTGCCTGCTAAACAAAGCAGGCAGGTACTCATTCTGATAATCGATTCGAAATTGTTCCTGACGAGGTACGATCCGTGCCATCAGAGAGCCTCCGCTGCGATATTATTAATTTGGTCTTGCAAGTATCGAGGCAGTTCTCCCACCTCTTTGGGCGTAAAGGTCGGTGAGCCATCAACACTGAATTGCTCGCCATTCTCGCGAATAAAGTCCAGCCCGCTGCTGCATTCCCAGCACCAGATATGCTCCTTACCAATCAGAATCCAGTAGCGACCGTGGTTATCGTTTTGCTTTTGCAGGATTTTCCGCGACCAGTTGTCTGGCAGCTCTGCCTCATTTCCTTTCTGCTTATCCAGAGTTAGCAGCAAGCCTTCAGCATCAGCAAGACACGCAGCTACATAGCTCAGGTTGCGGCTTTGACGTGAGGTATGTACATAGCGATCTGAATAGATGAAGTGTTCGATGTATTCGCCACCTGTCAGCTGTTGCAGTAACTCACCAAGATCAAGTAGATCAATATTTACCAAGCTGATTGGCATCCGCAACTTGCGGCTTCTGGACGGAGTGAGATCCGCCATCGCCGCTATATGCCAATAAGCCTGCATCTGGCTTTCGCGTGAAAGCTCTGACAACAAGGATTGCTGTTCTTTAAGCGGAAGTTCAAAATCATTCAAGGCTGGATGGTCCAGCCATTCCGACTGTTTTTTACGAGCCTCTGCCGATGAGTGGTATTTCCTGCTGTAGAAGTCTTCCAACCAGAAACGCTGCCATTTCTCGGCATCCAACTGGTCGACTGGTTGAATGGGAATATGCTTGGCCTGAACAGACTGAAACTGCCCTATAGAGGTTGTCAGACCCGAGCGATCAAAACTGCCGATCTGTAATTTCTGGACAGCTGATGGATAACGCTGAATCTGTTCAAGCTGAGTTTCCATACGACGGTTATCAGGCAGCCAGTTGCCGTCGAATTCTCCAGCGATAGCGGCCATAACATCGTTCAGGCGATCACCAAAATCATAGATGGAAATATCCAGAGCTTCTGGGCGTGAGCTGGTTTTATTCTGATTGAATTGCAACATATCCAGTTGGCCTTTCAGGCTGAGCTGCGATGCTGAAAAGCCCAGTGTCCATTCAAGCTGAATCTCTGCTGATTTTTCGAGCGAGCAAATAACTTCGGGTTCAAGCGATGCCATTTGCAGACTGATGTTCTTCAATTCGGTCTTGTTGTGATCGACAAAGGACTCTTCCAGAACACTCAGGTGCAAGGAATGCTCAACACGAAATTCCGATCGAGCTGCATCCTGCCCTTTTTTCCAGCTTTGAATATTAGGATCAAAAAATGCCGTATCACGCTGCATCATGATCGGGCGAGCGCCCAGCAACGGATCATTATCTGTGTACCAGATATGGTAAAGACCGCGCTCTTTGGCTTCGAACAGGCCGCTATCTATAACTTGCTGGCCTTTATCCGAGATGCCTGATTCATCCCACAGCGCTTCCCGTTTTAGATACACCTTCAGTCGAGAAGGAACATCGGCAGGATTGTTCTGAACACCCTTTAACAAGGACACCAGATCGGGGCGCTTCCGCAAAAACGTACATCTGGCGATGATGGGAAAGCGTTTCAGTTGAACGGCTCTGCTGAGCGTTAAGGCTAGCGAGCCTG
It encodes:
- a CDS encoding GlxA family transcriptional regulator, which encodes MHISILALPGSMQSAISGLSDIFWMVNQTLITQPDSISSPASPLSFETSIVSADGKPVRDAQGRLIHVDSSFDAVGKSDVVLATGMMLGPDKLPMSMSSINESALWLREQYRQGSLIGGACAGGFILAEAGLLDGRFCTTTWWLYHTFKQKYPKAKPVWGKALEEQDGIITTGGPLSWVELALHIIRRSGGPKIAKLAADIAVADSQPLSQRIYAPQGFINTVHPLLLRAEQLIRYENPSITAEELARALNFSDRTLHRKLKELTAESPKNFITRVRIEMACLLLENPVTNIKQVAAECGYSEDTAFRRAFSQQMEMTPTQFRKWALLRNNKPSALDNEDGD
- a CDS encoding YciI family protein, which gives rise to MLYAITLYYTSPKDELEKSIDAHKKWLADNIKKGNVIFAGPLEDGTGGFILAYGVEISDMEDILADDPFVNLGLVKTEIKAIEPGICSSHFYAEWAGHAKAL
- a CDS encoding SEL1-like repeat protein; amino-acid sequence: MIRKTVIATLIGLSAASISQANDKVDTLYERLTQQDAAALTALTTLAKDNDPQALSTLGFIYEYGITVPQNTTQALQYYQQACEIDGNFGCYNVWYFYQYGKGVAQDKARAKQFAEKMNRTDLKMGAEVINTITRSIYNAKAAAERNISDRPRLIQAVKRYLSSSDDETQRFFSRIGFSQQDILRLAIAWAKDGDPEMNFLVGHLYNFGYGDIENKNVEALKWFRVAAEGGQRDAQNILGLAYEEGRWGVNIDGDEALKWYERAASQGDNTAQMNLGKMYYTGLRVRTDYQKAYSLFERTYKNNVRNAGNYLSQMYYNGQYVEANCHQAKKYYEETARTPDDNYFRQCEKDKQERKATRSELPILTLKHESIFLGGKDTPYQCELNFSINTNKLGEVANFRATLQLRNSEGASTEQTLAFPVFGANSLDAETIGEQYIVSRKSALIPMYQSGFCQFSDLKFQVTSATATINGKEVDVLKAGILKQQEKR
- a CDS encoding GNAT family N-acetyltransferase, yielding MALIFSLLDGHRHDRSSFSCGVLALDDYLQKRASQHQRDGIATTHILLDESQPTCILGYCSLSAAHLYLHELSENDRKRLPGYPVPAMRMGRLAVSTAEQKKGYGQLLLGHAVNMALSVRNTMGVRVLVVDAKDARAAAFYEEYGFRQTASEALTLYLPISNS
- a CDS encoding type II toxin-antitoxin system TacA family antitoxin, whose product is MTTTARLDLRLNAHDKERITKAAALRGIAVSAFVRDAVLREADTAIAADTAVTLSEQESRRFLAALNQPFLPNDRLHKAMEEAANLMKR
- a CDS encoding helix-turn-helix domain-containing protein, which gives rise to MNHTDWHPADIIAGLRKKGTTLAAVSRAAGQASSTLANALTRHWPKGERLIAEAMGKRPEEIWPSRYSGVK
- a CDS encoding MBL fold metallo-hydrolase; its protein translation is MLKRPPRHAKHHFCVHDSSSHSISTGDTFGISYKVFDSPAGENLLFVTTTPVHLDPLAIRAGIEQLVALEPRFMYLTHYGPVQPTAANVRQLLESLDAFVAIAEQHASPLEGRHQRIAEAMLDWLTTQLATINPAADLQQARAWLATDADLNTQGLEVWLDKSKSL
- a CDS encoding YcxB family protein; this translates as METNNKEFIIHRTLTQNDYEKSIKSISSWNEKRQSYKHRVINSLSMLSFALLLLSLFILLAIIFLSSERETHPLIKLFSYLTASLVVLYILLSLLTRKIKSYPSGVFPTKVKITINNDGIYGETESSYSLYKWHAISHLNKIDNNLFLLVDNIIAIPISLRDFSDKQEAESLILFIEERMGGPKATS
- a CDS encoding alpha/beta fold hydrolase, which encodes MTHYRIKWLGHLAIALGLVLSASVHNVAEAAKINNIVLVHGAFADGSSWSAVTARLQEMGYHVTAVQNPLTSLADDVEATDRVLQRLQGDVLLVGHSWGGAVVTQAGNDPKVRGIVYLSALVPDSGESVSDLLQRLKAPMEGMAPDSNGLIWLDNPEQYREVMAGDVPLKKAQALAAVQQPIAAKAFGDRVQQAAWKNKPTWYLLTEKDKALNPSIQKAIASHIGAKTRAISSSHMSLVSHPEAVADFIDSAAKAVK
- a CDS encoding FMN-dependent NADH-azoreductase; its protein translation is MNILHIDSSILENGSVSRQISADVVEQLVKQHPQAVVSYRDVVKDEIRHLTGPIAAGFRQIASSSADEATLREHQLSEALVTEFLANDVIVIGAPMYNFSVSSQLKSWLDRLAQAGKTFKYTEKGPVGLSGGRTVIVVSSRGGFYTTPPFLDMDFQERYLQGFFRFLGITDIHFVRAEGASKGDEIKNREIKNAKSSIHSVITSID